Proteins found in one Methanospirillum hungatei JF-1 genomic segment:
- a CDS encoding nucleoside-triphosphatase: MVNSMSDWKPPRFIITGEQGEGKTTLLLKILAELTSQGIRMHGIAAPGYFNEGIRSGFDVLNVHSGRTVELCSAIPTVNSIQYGRYYFRSEGLAFGKEILSQVPLPGQVDLLVIDEVGRFEIAGKVWGESIDHIMQAPRTPMIWTVRRSFVDAVTKRWPVQRQRIIEVGSENYDDFIHDVINEIRQSV, translated from the coding sequence ATGGTCAATTCAATGTCTGACTGGAAACCACCACGATTTATCATCACCGGTGAACAAGGGGAAGGAAAGACAACACTTCTCCTGAAGATTCTTGCAGAACTCACAAGTCAAGGAATCAGAATGCATGGTATCGCGGCTCCGGGATATTTCAACGAAGGTATCAGATCAGGTTTTGATGTTCTGAATGTACATTCCGGGAGAACTGTAGAACTCTGCTCGGCAATTCCAACGGTAAACTCTATACAATATGGCAGGTATTACTTTCGGTCAGAAGGCCTTGCCTTTGGGAAGGAGATATTAAGTCAGGTACCACTCCCAGGTCAGGTGGATCTCCTTGTCATTGATGAGGTTGGAAGGTTCGAAATTGCGGGGAAGGTATGGGGAGAGAGTATTGATCATATCATGCAAGCACCCCGCACACCGATGATCTGGACGGTCAGGAGATCCTTTGTTGATGCGGTCACAAAGCGATGGCCGGTCCAGAGACAGAGAATCATTGAAGTCGGGTCTGAAAACTACGATGATTTCATTCATGATGTGATAAATGAGATCCGGCAATCGGTCTGA
- a CDS encoding TOBE domain-containing protein, which translates to MKISARNCIKGTIKSITKGPIMAEIVLDIGNGVQITSVITAHATENLGLKEGKEAYAVVKSSEVMIAVD; encoded by the coding sequence ATGAAAATTAGTGCAAGAAATTGTATAAAAGGAACCATAAAATCGATTACCAAGGGTCCGATAATGGCAGAGATTGTTCTGGATATCGGAAATGGGGTTCAGATTACTTCAGTCATTACTGCACATGCAACTGAGAATCTTGGCCTCAAAGAAGGTAAAGAGGCATATGCTGTCGTCAAATCTAGTGAAGTAATGATTGCTGTGGATTAA
- a CDS encoding XdhC family protein — MWLNNITRWYNEGISCALITIIDSAGSTPRKTGSNMVINQNGETAGSVGGGGVELQCIHLAREAMKTGACITRKFVSKGDGEDWNTSDEDAELGVCGGSLTVFIEPLIPESELVIFGGGHVGLALGKLCEVLNVPYRVYDDRREFADPERFPGARSLICQPFTDIFSHIHLTGTSYCVIMTYGHEHDETVLEQLLKIKELPYIGMIGSVKKAEVLIRNIQGRGGIIDDRVYCPIGLRIGKNLPQEIALSVISEVFLVMRGGVPEHMRVDWSADKSIPHR, encoded by the coding sequence ATGTGGCTAAACAACATAACAAGATGGTATAATGAGGGGATTTCCTGTGCCTTGATAACAATTATTGATTCTGCAGGGTCTACTCCCCGGAAAACCGGATCCAATATGGTCATCAACCAGAATGGTGAAACTGCAGGATCGGTGGGGGGCGGAGGAGTAGAATTACAATGTATTCACCTTGCCAGGGAGGCAATGAAGACCGGGGCCTGCATTACCCGGAAATTTGTCTCGAAAGGAGATGGGGAGGATTGGAATACATCCGACGAAGATGCTGAACTCGGAGTTTGTGGAGGCTCTCTCACCGTTTTTATAGAGCCTCTCATTCCGGAATCAGAACTGGTAATTTTTGGTGGTGGTCATGTCGGGCTTGCCCTTGGGAAATTATGTGAAGTTCTGAATGTTCCATACCGGGTATATGATGACCGGAGGGAGTTTGCAGATCCAGAGCGGTTTCCTGGAGCAAGATCTCTCATATGTCAACCTTTTACCGATATATTTTCACATATTCATCTTACGGGGACAAGTTATTGTGTAATCATGACCTATGGCCATGAACATGATGAAACCGTCCTTGAACAACTTCTCAAAATCAAAGAACTGCCGTATATTGGAATGATAGGAAGTGTGAAAAAGGCTGAAGTGTTGATTCGAAACATACAGGGCCGTGGTGGAATCATCGATGACCGTGTGTACTGCCCCATCGGTCTTCGCATCGGAAAAAACCTCCCCCAGGAGATTGCTTTATCGGTAATTTCCGAGGTATTCCTTGTTATGAGAGGAGGAGTCCCTGAACATATGCGTGTAGACTGGTCAGCAGACAAAAGTATACCTCACCGGTGA
- the modA gene encoding molybdate ABC transporter substrate-binding protein, translating to MERIYKFSRILAILGVFCLLLLSTAVSADEIGDVTVFVAASLTGASEEIKPVFEEANPGTTVTFNLDGTQALKTQVENGALPDVFISASAKYTKELTQSGYFVNDTVTDLCTNWITIVTPKDNPAEITTLADLAKPGMLIAMGTEEVPVGINTRKVIDKIANDSAYGSEWKDAVFANTATYETTEPGVVEKVKLGEVDAGFIYESSYKASEEDLNMVTIPENFNELQYYSIATMNLAPNRAGAEAFENFMLGEEGQKILASYGFSPAP from the coding sequence ATGGAAAGAATTTACAAGTTCTCCCGGATTCTTGCAATCCTCGGAGTTTTTTGTCTTCTCCTTCTCTCTACAGCTGTTTCTGCAGATGAGATCGGAGACGTAACGGTGTTTGTGGCTGCATCCCTGACCGGAGCATCAGAGGAGATCAAACCGGTATTTGAAGAAGCAAACCCGGGAACAACGGTTACCTTTAACCTTGATGGAACCCAGGCCCTCAAAACCCAGGTTGAGAATGGGGCTCTCCCTGACGTTTTCATCTCTGCAAGTGCAAAATACACCAAGGAGCTTACCCAAAGTGGCTACTTTGTCAATGATACAGTTACCGATCTTTGTACTAACTGGATAACCATCGTAACTCCGAAAGACAATCCTGCAGAGATTACCACTCTTGCAGACCTTGCAAAGCCTGGTATGCTGATTGCTATGGGCACCGAAGAAGTTCCTGTTGGAATCAATACCCGCAAGGTTATTGACAAGATTGCAAATGACTCGGCATATGGATCTGAATGGAAAGATGCAGTCTTTGCAAACACTGCCACGTATGAGACCACTGAGCCTGGTGTCGTTGAGAAGGTAAAACTTGGTGAAGTTGACGCAGGATTTATCTATGAATCCTCATACAAAGCCTCGGAAGAGGATTTGAACATGGTCACGATTCCGGAAAATTTCAATGAACTCCAGTACTACAGCATTGCAACCATGAACCTCGCCCCGAACAGAGCCGGAGCAGAAGCATTTGAGAACTTCATGCTCGGTGAGGAAGGACAAAAGATTTTAGCGTCCTATGGATTTTCTCCAGCTCCCTAA